Part of the Canis aureus isolate CA01 chromosome 3, VMU_Caureus_v.1.0, whole genome shotgun sequence genome, tGTTGCTTTGGGTAGAATTCTAAAAGCCCCGAATTAGAATTACCAAATGCTTACCTTGGAAAGTTGCCTAGAGCAGATGGTTTTCTGCATGTTTCAGGTATGTGTTGAGACGGATTCTCCGCCGAGCTGTTCGATATTCCCATGAGAAACTCAATGCCAGCAGAGGGTTCTTTGCCACATTAGTAGATGTTGTCGTCCAGTCCTTGGTAGGTGTACCTCCCTGCTTAACTGTGTTCTGCTAATGCACAGAGCTTAGAGGGATGAAGTGGGAGTTAGCATACTGTTAATGAGAGTTTTGAGGGGGGTCACGGAATGGTCCCTGTCCTTATTGAGCCCACATCTCTGTTTCCCCTTTGCCAGGGAGATGCATTTCCTGAGCTGAAGAAAGACCCAGATATGGTAAAGGACATCATTAATGAAGAAGAAGTGCAGTTTCTCAAGACTCTCAGCAGAGGGCGCCGCATCTTGGATAGGAAAATTCAGAGCCTGGGAGACTGTAATACCATTCCTGGTAAGGACCCATTTTATTCCAGGCTGGTTCTtctgtccagaagaggcaaaccCTTTTTCAAAAATGACTGGAGTCCTGTGTCTCCAAGGGCTAAGGCTTTTACTATAAAATTGGGTttatcataaaattataaaagtaatacgtTATTGTGGCAAAGTGTTTAACAcagaagtaaaaaatgaaaattctctttCCTAAACTCATTTTTCAGAGGTAACAGTTTTTACCTATTGTATAACTATTCAGGGCTTTTCTCTATTTGCATACACATGTATGTAGgggcatatgtgtgtgttttccagcAAAAGGGGAACATATATACTATTCTGcaacttgtctttctttttttttttttttttattagactggaaaactccaaaaaaaaaattttttttttgactttttattgcAGCATAAGGTACAAGGGGAAAGCATGATGAATTTCCACAAACTGAGTACACTCATGTTCAGATTAAGAAACAGAACTTTACCAGGAGACCACCTGTACTTCCTCCAGGTCAATTCTGAAGGATTTGATAGATTTTCTGACAAGTGAACAGAATCCATACTAACTTGCTTTGTCTCCAGTTCCTTCTGTCACTGCCAGCTTCCTTTGGAAAGGGCAGGGACTGTCGTGTCAATCTTACACAGTTCCCTTTGTGCTCCAGGGGACACTGCGTGGCTCCTCTATGACACCTATGGGTTTCCAGTGGATCTCACTGGACTGATTGCTGAAGAGAAAGGCATGGTGGTAGATATGGATGGATTTGAAGAGGAGAGGAAACTGGCCCAGGTAAAGAATTTGGGGAGTGAGCAAGAAACCCAGCACCAAACAAGGCAGGACTTGGCTACAAAGAACAAGAGTTTCCTTCCATTAAAGTCtttgaaattctatttttccCCAAGACCAGGGAGTGTCAAACGGGAGCACTTTCGCCTCAGGGGATATTTGTCAATAATGTGTGAGGATACTTTTTGGTTTCTACAGCTGAGGGTAGGATGCTACTAGCATCAAGTGGTTAGAAGTCCAGGAGGCTGCTCAATAACCTACATTGGACAGCCACCCAGAACAAAGAATTACCTGGCCCTAAATGTCAGTAGTGCTAAGATTGAAAAACTGTTCTAGAGCTTTATATTGGGCATAGTTTAGCAATTTGAATtagaatttcagaattatttttcccACATTAGGGTaacttctgtttatttctcttacTGGCAGCTGAAATCACAGGGCAAAGGAGCTGGCGGGGAAGACCTCATTATGCTGGACATCTATGCTATTGAAGAGCTCCGGGAGAAGGGTCTGGAAGCAACAGAGGATTCCCCAAAGTATAATTACCATTCGGACTCCAGTGGGAGTTATAGTACGTCCCTATGTTACTGTGTGTACCTCTGTTGAGTCTCAAGATTAGGAACTTAGGGTATTTATCAgagcctctcctgcctctcctgtAGTACTAGAGTCATGCTCTGCAATTTCATATACCCAGAGACCCATggcaattaattttttaactctttatttgggaataattatagattcatagGACAGTCCCCATACTCTTTACCTAGTTTCCCCTAACTATAAAACCTTTCAGGAAACCGGGAAATGGGCAATGATACAATCATCAGTGGCTATTGAATTTTGCATCAAGGATAGCTGCATTCTAGGGGtccctggctggttcagttggtagatcATGTGACTTTtaatcttggggtcttgagttaAAGCCCTgcagaaattaattaaatgaataaatgaacgaatggaatagaatagtgGCATTCTAAAGTTAagcatcaaaagaaagaaacaggcaatacatatttttacttttgttctgtCAGAGATCCCTAAATCTATCCAAGCAAGCccataaaatgaacaaattcattGTGAATTGACCTTGGGAGTAGGGAATTTATTACTACTTCTAAATACTTAACCAGATTTGCTGGGTTCCTGTTCAGTAGCTCAGAGATAGAGTGACTGGAACTGCCCCAGTGATGTGAAAGTTTCACCTGGAAAACCTCCCCGTCCCAAGCAAGCTATGACAGTTGGGTCACTCTACTGAGTGTTACATTCCCTGGTAATAAGCCCTTTTGTTGAGTCTAATGGTCTTgcttgtaaaataaaattagacagTTAGAACCTAAGGACCAAAGAGAATCCAGCAAAAGACAAGAATGTGTGATGAAGTCATTGACTCTGTTTTTCCCCTTCTCTGCAGCATTTGAGAACGTAGTGGCCACAGTGGTGGCTCTGCGCAGGGATAAGATGTTCGTGGAAGAAGTGTCCACGGGCCAGGAGTGTGGAGTGGTGCTGGATAAGACCTGTTTCTATGCTGAGCAAGGAGGGCAGATCTATGATGAAGGCTACCTGGTGAAGGTTGAGGACAACAGTGAAGATGTGAGCCAACTGTTCATCCTTGCTGGCCAGGGATGGGGTATCCAGCTGAGGGCTGGGCCTGGACTGGGGTAGCTTTTCTGGCTCCTCACACTCCTGGCCTTGGGGAGCAGACATAACTGATCTTTTGGTGTGGTTCATTATTAGTGTTTCTGAGGCCAAGTGAGTTGCCTCTTGTACCACTGATTCAGTTGCCATTAAGTCCCTCTTAGCAGGATCTTTGCAGTCAGGTTGCATCAGTTGATCCTGGGTTCATCCAGGCTTTCCTCATGAAGAAGAAAAGGTAGCTCTCTGGAGAGCAGACTTCCTTGCAGAAGCCCCAGCCTCTAGCTCTGCCACTGTTGACTCTGATCTTAGATGAGTTACCTCATCTCATGGGCATCAGGTTCCTCCTGGTGGCTTTAAATTCTCTAAGATGCTCCTTAgcatctgtgtatatatacacatatatttgtgcACATATAAAGTGGTCTATATATTTAATGGTAAATAAGGTATGGTTAAACCTTAAAAATGAACATGTTATTTTACCAGGAAGAGTGAGTTTACTGGGAAATAGAGAATTGCAGTGTGGGACATGTAAGCTATGGCAAAACCATAGGCGAGTCCAACAAAGGAAGTAGAGGAACTGATATtttatggaggaggaggaggaggaggaaattggGAGGGGTTGTTTTAAAGGAAAGTCCATTGGAGAAAATCACAAGTTTGGGGTGATGATGGTTTCTTGTTGGCAGAGTTGGAGGAGTAATTGATTTCTCCTAGGAGATCCATCTGCATCTTATCTTGTTAGGGCCTGTACTTGATGGTTTGGTTCTATAATTGACAGTTCTTTCTGAAATGAACTACTGTTCCTGTTCCAGCCTCCGCTTCTAGCCACTGGGCTTCACTTTAGTGTGGTTGCTTTTTATTAGTTTTCAGTGGATAATGGTGTCTGTGTGCATTATACAATACATGTAATGGTATTAATAGTATAAAGTATGTATAATGGCATATACACACATTAGTACGGAAGGGCTTAgaaaatatgtaacatatataaagatatatatgtatgcgtgtatatatatatatatgttggatttatttacatattgttcTCCTGGACTGCTCTTAGAAAATGGAATTCACAGTGAAGAATGCTCAGGTGCGAGGAGGGTATGTGTTGCACATAGGCACCATCTATGGCAGTCTGAGAGTGGGGGACCAGGTCCGGCTGTTTATTGACGAGGTGAGTTGCATTATGCTGGTTGGCATTGGACCTGGTTAGTAAtcatctcccttttttaaaaaaaatttaaatttcagctttattgaggtatagttgacataaaaTTCCAAAGTATTTCAAGTGTACGTCATGGTGACTTGATATACGTTATGAAAAGAACTCATCTTCTTTGGCTTTAAATTGGTCTGGTCCTTGTTGATCACTCTTCAGAGAAAAGATTATTACAAATCTGATGCAGGAGCACATTTTATGAGGGGTGCAGCTGTGAATTCTTAAATGTGTATGTTCTCAAATCATATGACCgtgattgtattttatttttattttatttatttattttaagtaatctctgcacccagtgtggggctcaaatccataaccccgagatcaagtcgACTGCTCCTCCAGCTCAGctagccaggcatcccaaatgaCAGTGACTTTAGTTGAGACTTACAGACTTGTTTCATGGATTGCCCTTCTCCAGATTAACCACAAATACTCCTTCAGGAGCCCAGAATCCTGTATTAAAAAATAGATCCTGTTTGTGTGACTGAGCTCCAAAATAACAGGAGCTTATTAAAACAAGGTAGAAATGTGTTTCTCATCTTGGAGTCCAAGCTGATACAGAGGCTCTGCCCCACAAAGGCATAGGGCCCAGTTTTTCCTTGCTTGTTTTTCTATCCTCATTGTTGCCCTTGATTTCATAGTCTAAGAAGGTAGCCACCGAATCCATTGGTAGGCCAGGCATTGGCAAACTTTTTGTAAAGTTTCAGATAGttgatatttttggttttgtgagCCATAAAATCTCAGTCACAACTGTACACCTCTGATGTTGTGGCATAAAAGTGCcatagataatatataaacaCATGGGTGTAGCTGTCTTCAATAAACCTATTaatgaagaaagacaaaaagctAGATTTTGGCCCACAGGCCATAATCTGCCAACTCTTACTTCTTAGTCTAGGTagtgggaaagaggaaggggagggcaggTTTCTTCCCGGTAATGGTATGCATCACATCTGCTCACCACCCATTGACCAGAATTTAGTCATATGGCCACAGTTAgttgcaagggaagctgggaaacgTAGCCCTTATTTCAGGCAGCCATGTATCCAATTAAAAATTCTAGTAGTGGGAAAGGAGAGAGCAGATATTAGGGGATGACGGCAGACCTTTCCACCAGCTGCCCCTGCTCTTCACAGCCCCGACGGAGGCCCATCATGAGCAACCACACAGCCACGCACATTCTGAACTTCGCCCTTCGCTCTGTGCTCGGAGAAGCTGACCAGAAAGGGTCCCTGGTTGCTCCTGACCGCCTTCGGTTTGACTTCACTGCCAAAGGAGCCATGTCCACCCAGCAGATCAAGAAGGCTGAAGAGATTGCTAATGGGATGATTGAGGCAGCCAAGGTAGGATTGTGCATCAGCTCTTGGGTCATGAGCCTTGCTTCTTCCTGTACCAGCGCTTTTCTTTGTGGAGCCTTCTCTGAAGTCCAGATGTTCTTCCTCTATTGGACCATACCCTGCTAAACACACAGATTTGTTTGAAGCAGTAATTCTCAACTGCACTGAGTGTAGGGGCAGTGGTATCCTGTGGAGGGGCCTTAGGGCCTctggggaagggagcagagggaggtctGTGCTCTACCCTCTCCAGagcttttctggttttatttcacACAACTATAGTGCACCCATATGAGATTTGGTTCACAGTTTagcaaaataattggaaattcCTATTTTGATCCCTTTGACTTTACTCATGGTGCCTTATTTCGGGAGGCTCAGGGCACATgatgggcagagctgggattagaaACCAGAGTCCTGCCTACAAGACCATGCTTTCCCTGCCACTTCCTACTGCCTCTCCAGAGatcttttcctatcttttttctgtcttctttccatGGCAGCCAGTCTACACCCAGGATTGTCCCCTGGCAGCAGCTAAAGCCATCCAGGGCCTACGGGCTGTGTTTGATGAAACCTATCCTGACCCTGTGCGAGTCGTCTCCATTGGGGTCCCAGTGTCCGAGCTGTTGGAAGACCCCTCTGGCCCTGCTGGCTCACTCACTTCTGTTGAGTTCTGTGGGGGAACGTGAGTAGAAGGGGAGCAGTGGATGGGACTGGCTTTTTGTTAATCTGGTGCTATCCTTGGAGGAAGTGAGTAATAGGCTAGACCCACGCTTACTTTTTTAAGGTTGAAATGAAGTTCTCAGAAATACACTTGCCAGATTGCATTCCCAAGAACCTTAGGATCCCGTGTTCCTGTCAGACCCCTTGGCGTCCGGCATTGACATTTGCTGGCTTTGTGATGAAATGTTCTTCCTAGGATGGAAAAAAGTATTGTCTTAACGTTTAGTTCACAGTTGCTTGCTCTTGTGTCCTGGGCTGATTCTGATAAGAAGGCCTGTGAATTCAGGCTTCAGGAAGGCCATGGAGCGCTCACCAAGCTCCTGAGCTGTTCCTAGCTCTTCTCCATTCTGGGGTCTTCACTTAGCTTCTTTTGCCAGCTTGAGCAGCATCTGGGGATTCACTCCATTGCCTCAGGGCCCCTGAGTCAGGCCCCACCGCACACCCAGCTCAGGTTGGGTTGCAAGAACTACTTGTTTCCAGCTGGAGTCCTCTGTAGCCCTTGGGGTCATTTTGGGATGGTGTGGTGGCCTGGAAAGTTCTTGCTTGCAAAGGAATCTCGTTGAGAAGAACATCCTTCAGGCCATGGTAGAGCCCATACAGGGCCTCCTGTGagctgcaggcaggcagggaaCAGGTGCATGTATGAGGATGGCTAGGAACCTGGGACACCTCATTCCTCTGCCCAGCTGAATTTGGCCTTTACCTGAGCCCCACTCGGCCTTAATGCCTCTTCACTCTTTAGAGCATGGGAAGCTGCCTACAAAGCCTTTAATGCCACTGAAAGAATGACTGAAATTTAATGAGCATTTGAAATTCTCTGAGCAACTGGGGAATAAAACCTGTTTCTAGGATTATGAGATTTTAAAGGTAATCCTCGGATAGTGTCAGTAGTGGCAGGAACAGAAGAATATAGTTTCTGTTGCAAAGAGGACCAGAACTAGGAATGAATGTAGAGCCCACCAGCAGGAACATTGTGTTGGGTGTTAGGCACTTTGTTTGATCTCATCTGATTTTCACAGTAGTCCTGTGAGGGAGAATTAACTGCATTTTATACGTAAGaacactgaagctcagaaaggtggTGTCTCAGTGTAAGAGTGTTCTCAGTCCCAGCTAGGCTTTCTCTGACTTTCCTGGCCTGAGCCATACCCTGAAATCAAGTGAAGGGCCTCTTCCCGCTGTGCCCTTGTCGGGGCTTCCCTGGAACCTCAAAGACCTCAGGCTCTCACTATGGTCTCCCGGGTGTGGCAAGGAAGGACCAGGGTGCGTGGGCTTTCTTGTCACCGTGGACTTTGTCCTctgccactcaggcacctgcaGAATTCCAGTCATGCGGGAGCTTTTGTGATCGTGAGTGAAGAAGCTATTGCCAAGGGTATCCGGAGGATCGTTGCTGTCACAGGGGCCGAAGCCCAGAAGGTGAGCGCCGCAGGCTGGTCTGTAGCTTATTTGAACAAGGCAGGGGGAGCACAGTCTGTGAAATCTGTAGTGTAGACGATTAAGTAGCTGCTACACACAGAATTGGAAGTAGGATGCTACCCCCAAACTGTCTGCCAGTGACCCCTACCTGGCAGAAAAGAACCACCAcctacatgactttttttttttaagattttatttacttattcatgaaagagagagaggcagaggcatacccagagggagaagcaggctccctgtggggaccccgatgtgagagtgtctgagccaaaggcagacactcaactggtaagccacccaggcgtcctcgtATAGGACTACTTAGCTATACTgtgtttaatcttaaaaaaaaaaaaaaaaaaaaattctgccatttATTCCATAATATATCTGCTTCTAGGAGGGTAAGCTGTAATTCTGCTGTGGCTTCCAGTGCCCCCAGCACTGACTCACATCTCCCTGGGTGTACATGCCTAGTTTGAGACACATAGTGTACAGGGCTAGTTGCTCCGGGTTGGGGACTGCAGCTGGGGCCTGATATGTGCTGAAGCTTGAGGACTGGTCATTTTGTTGGGGTGAGAAGGGCTCCTGGCTCGGGAGTTGTTGGTTCTCCCCTGAGCCTGAGGCAGTGCAGCCTTCCTGCTGGTCAGGCTTGTGAGGAGGGCTAGGGCATGAGGCCACCAACGCTGGCTCCTTAAAGAATGAGAAACTTCTAGTATCCTGGGAGTTCCATAGCCTGCCATCAGTGCTTGCCCCAGTTTACAGCAGGAGTGAAGCTGAAAGTTACCTGACTGGGAGCTTACAACTCTGCCCCTCTCTAGGCCCTCAGGAAAGCGGAGAGCTTGAAgaactctctctctgtcatggaGGCCAAAGTGAAGGCCCAGACTGCGCCAAACAAGGACGTGCAGAGGGAGATCGCTGACCTTGGGGAGGTAGGGGTGGCCTCCCCCCTCAAGCCCTGCTCGGGGCCAGATGAGTCAGACACTCCCTGAACTCTCAGGTCCTGGTTCTCAGGGCAGTGGACCTTTGATCTCTTGTCTGGCAGCCTTGCAAAGGGGTCTTCATGGATCCGGGCCTGTGAGCTCCTGTAATCTACTTGCTGCCCCCACTGCCAGTGGCAGGGCCTGTTCAAAGCACCCGTGGGCATCAGTGTTGAGGGACTTGGGGGAATGGGTGCCCACTGTTGCCAGGCCTCCTCATCTCTGTTAATATGTGGAGGCTTCTTGTGAGCCCATCACAGGCTGTGTCCACTGCCTGGTAGGGACCAACTCTTATAGGAGCCCCAGCTCTctttgcccctttctctcttGCCCTACTTGGTACAACTCATATAGTTGCTCATAGGGTGACTGGTCTCTAGGCCAGTGGAtacctttttgttttatgttttctctttccttctggatACTAGCCAGGGAAGACTTTGGTGTTCAAAGCCAGAAAGGTGGGGTGGACTTATGTCTCATCCTAGCTCCTTGTGGTCCAGATTCCAGTGGTATTCTGGTTCTGGTTCCAGGTCCTGGCCACTGCAGTCATCCCCCAGTGGCAGAAGGATGAATTCCGGGAGAATCTCAAATCTTTGAAGAAGATCATGGATGACTTAGACCGGGCTAGCAAAGCTGATGTCCAGAAGCGAGTGAGTCTTGCTGTACTGGTGGCTGGAAGGGAACACGGAGGATTCACCCAGCAGAGACTGTGTGGACAGCTGTCTGGGCCTTTGACCTGAAGCCTCTCTTGTGGATTTCCTTGCAGGTGTTGGAGAAAACAAAGCAACTCATTGACAGCAACCCCAACCAGCCCCTTGTCATCTTGGAGATGGAAAGCGGTGCCTCGGCCAAGGCAACTTGGGGGCTGGGACTCCCTGTGTTGCTTTATACCTGTCTACTACTTTGTCTCCTTTCTGGGTCTCAGCCCTCTGGTGGCTGAAGTGTGAGCTTTGTGGCTCTGAGTAGAGTGGATGCCTGAGGGCCTACTCTCTGGTTTGAGGTTAGGCTGAGCCATGGAGGAGGCTGGTGGCCTGAGAGCTACAGCTCCTGGAGATGTAAGACACACCTCAGAACCAGAGTGTGGGTGGGTCCTCTTCCACACAGACTCTTGGGACCAGTACCTGCTCTTAGAAGGGGGTGGACCGCAGGGGTGCTCTGAGAACTGAGCTTTGCAGACTCGCACCATGCAGAGCATGGCACCCCTTCCCCAGGCTGTGGCCTGACATCAGCTTTCCCCATAGGCCCTGAATGAAGCCTTGAAGCTCTTCAAGACGCATTCCCCTGAGACATCTGCCATGCTCTTCACAGTGGATAATGAAGCTGGCAGGATCACGTGTTTGTGTCAAGTCCCCCAGGTCAGAACACCTTGCAGCCCTGTACTAGTGGGAAGTGGTATTTATAGCTTTTCTGAGGAAGCTTGGTTCTTCGAGTTGTTTGCCCAAGACCCTTGTTTGCATGTGCAGCCAGTTAGAAACAGCCATTCTTCTGGCCTCCTGTTTGTCACCTCCTCCAGCACCCCTACCCTCAGGCCCTCTCCTTGGGGGGGATGTGTTTAATCATGCTGAAGCCCAGCTTGCCGGTGCCTGCCCTGGGCTGTAGTACCAGCTGGAGGATCTGTCTCAACCCTGGTGGCAGCACCCAGGAGGGCAGGAGTGGGCCTTTAAGCTCCTCCATACTTTTCCTTTTCCACCCCTGTCCATGTCTTCCTCAGTCTCGTCTTCTGTCCTGACTCCCAtgtcccctttctttcttccagaatGCAGCCAACCGGGGCCTGAAAGCCAGTGAGTGGGTGCAGCAGGTGTCAGGGCTGATGGACGGCAAAGGTGGTGGCAAAGATGTGTCTGCTCAGGCCACAGGCAAGAATGTGGGCTGCCTGCAGGAGGCACTGCAGCTGGCTACCTCCTTTGCCCAGCTCCACCTGGGAGATGTGAAGAACTGAAGGGTAGGGGCAGCTTCTACTGGGAAGCATCCTTCACTTACCCAATGCATCCGTCCAGCCAGCTCTCCACCTGCCATGAGGACATTTGGATCTTGGGACCTTTAAACAGCCCTGTCTGTCCTAACCCAGCAGTAACTGGAACTCACGCACCTGGGAGCTAGCCTGTGACTCATTGCTCACGTTACATTTCTGCCCTGAGCCCTCCCTACATACCAGCACCATGTCTAAAACCACTACCCCAGGATTGCTATTTATCATGACAATGCTCGTGTCTGTAGATAAGAGTTCTTTTAGGCCTCTCTGCTGCAGAGAATAAAAGGACTATGTGCAATACTCAATGATGCTATGTGATCTCTTAACCCCCCACCTCTCATAGGAGCCCCCTGTGTAATAGCCTATGGCCCCAACTGGCTTCTGGTTGTGGTCCTCATCGAGTCCAGCTCAACTCCTGAACTTTGGGAATGGCCTCTGGATTACCTGAAGACATTGGTGAAGGTGGCCCATAGGATGGGGAGTTGAGTGGGTGAGATGGAGAGAGTCATTAGTCATTCAATAGAAGATGGGCCATGGGGTTACTGGAAGCACTTTATAGGAGAAGCTCTCCCATTCTTAGGCctgtgtccctcttcctctcctttttgaTGTTGAGCAGTCAGGTGTGAGATCAGAGGTGTTCTTAGGGTGCATTAGGTGACTACCCCTTTCCCTTTGACCCATCATTGCTGGTTCCCTGACCCAAAGATGGATAGGATCGATCGGGACCTGCCCTGGTCCCGAATCCCTTCACTCAAGTCAGAAGACAGCTGGGTTTGGAAACCGTTCGCTGGGGAGGTTAAAGGTTCTGCTTGTTTGTGCTAGCTCTGGCTGATTTCGTGTTCCCTGGGTACAACAGTTGGCAGTGGGGCCCAGGTTAACTAGTCCCGCTGACAAGGAAGGAGGCGAGCAGCAGCAGAGGCTACCTGCTCTGGTCACCAGCCTGGGGGTGAGGGCCCGTCCTCGCCGGGAGTGAGAAGCAGCAGGGGGACATGGTTCAGCAAGACGTGCCAGGTGAGGACTCCTAGGGGTACGGAGTGTACACAATCCAGTGCAGGAGAGAGAATGTTCCATTCAACAAGCGTTACTCCTGCCAGGGCACTGAGGAATGACCATGTCTTGGGCAAGACGGGAACACGTAGGAGATGGTCACACGTGTAAGTGCAAAATAATTTCA contains:
- the AARS1 gene encoding alanine--tRNA ligase, cytoplasmic isoform X2, which codes for MDSTLTASEIRQRFIDFFKRNEHTYVHSSATIPLDDPTLLFANAGMNQFKPIFLNTIDPSHPMAKLSRAANTQKCIRAGGKHNDLDDVGKDVYHHTFFEMLGSWSFGDYFKELACKMALELLTQEFGIPVERLYVTYFGGDEAAGLEPDLECKQIWQNLGLDDTKILPGNMKDNFWEMGDTGPCGPCSEIHYDRIGGRDAAHLVNQDDPNVLEIWNLVFIQYNRESDGILKPLPKKSIDTGMGLERLVSVLQNKMSNYDTDLFVPYFEAIQKGTGARPYTGKVGADDADGIDMAYRVLADHARTITVALADGGRPDNTGRGYVLRRILRRAVRYSHEKLNASRGFFATLVDVVVQSLGDAFPELKKDPDMVKDIINEEEVQFLKTLSRGRRILDRKIQSLGDCNTIPGDTAWLLYDTYGFPVDLTGLIAEEKGMVVDMDGFEEERKLAQLKSQGKGAGGEDLIMLDIYAIEELREKGLEATEDSPKYNYHSDSSGSYTFENVVATVVALRRDKMFVEEVSTGQECGVVLDKTCFYAEQGGQIYDEGYLVKVEDNSEDKMEFTVKNAQVRGGYVLHIGTIYGSLRVGDQVRLFIDEPRRRPIMSNHTATHILNFALRSVLGEADQKGSLVAPDRLRFDFTAKGAMSTQQIKKAEEIANGMIEAAKPVYTQDCPLAAAKAIQGLRAVFDETYPDPVRVVSIGVPVSELLEDPSGPAGSLTSVEFCGGTHLQNSSHAGAFVIVSEEAIAKGIRRIVAVTGAEAQKALRKAESLKNSLSVMEAKVKAQTAPNKDVQREIADLGEVLATAVIPQWQKDEFRENLKSLKKIMDDLDRASKADVQKRVLEKTKQLIDSNPNQPLVILEMESGASAKALNEALKLFKTHSPETSAMLFTVDNEAGRITCLCQVPQNAANRGLKASEWVQQVSGLMDGKGGGKDVSAQATGKNVGCLQEALQLATSFAQLHLGDVKN
- the AARS1 gene encoding alanine--tRNA ligase, cytoplasmic isoform X1, whose protein sequence is MDSTLTASEIRQRFIDFFKRNEHTYVHSSATIPLDDPTLLFANAGMNQFKPIFLNTIDPSHPMAKLSRAANTQKCIRAGGKHNDLDDVGKDVYHHTFFEMLGSWSFGDYFKELACKMALELLTQEFGIPVERLYVTYFGGDEAAGLEPDLECKQIWQNLGLDDTKILPGNMKDNFWEMGDTGPCGPCSEIHYDRIGGRDAAHLVNQDDPNVLEIWNLVFIQYNRESDGILKPLPKKSIDTGMGLERLVSVLQNKMSNYDTDLFVPYFEAIQKGTGARPYTGKVGADDADGIDMAYRVLADHARTITVALADGGRPDNTGRGYVLRRILRRAVRYSHEKLNASRGFFATLVDVVVQSLGDAFPELKKDPDMVKDIINEEEVQFLKTLSRGRRILDRKIQSLGDCNTIPGDTAWLLYDTYGFPVDLTGLIAEEKGMVVDMDGFEEERKLAQLKSQGKGAGGEDLIMLDIYAIEELREKGLEATEDSPKYNYHSDSSGSYTFENVVATVVALRRDKMFVEEVSTGQECGVVLDKTCFYAEQGGQIYDEGYLVKVEDNSEDPRRRPIMSNHTATHILNFALRSVLGEADQKGSLVAPDRLRFDFTAKGAMSTQQIKKAEEIANGMIEAAKPVYTQDCPLAAAKAIQGLRAVFDETYPDPVRVVSIGVPVSELLEDPSGPAGSLTSVEFCGGTHLQNSSHAGAFVIVSEEAIAKGIRRIVAVTGAEAQKALRKAESLKNSLSVMEAKVKAQTAPNKDVQREIADLGEVLATAVIPQWQKDEFRENLKSLKKIMDDLDRASKADVQKRVLEKTKQLIDSNPNQPLVILEMESGASAKALNEALKLFKTHSPETSAMLFTVDNEAGRITCLCQVPQNAANRGLKASEWVQQVSGLMDGKGGGKDVSAQATGKNVGCLQEALQLATSFAQLHLGDVKN